One segment of Neobacillus endophyticus DNA contains the following:
- the gcvPB gene encoding aminomethyl-transferring glycine dehydrogenase subunit GcvPB: MLNQDQKLIFELSTPGRIGYSLPEIDIPELDISGLLPEGYIREEEPMLPEVSELDIMRHYTALSKRNHGLDSGFYPLGSCTMKYNPKINENVARFNGFAHVHPLQDESSVQGALELMYDLQQHLKEITGMDEVTLQSAAGAHGEWTGLMLIRAYHEANGDTKRTKVIIPDSAHGTNPASATVAGLETVTVKSNENGLVDLDDLRRVAGADTAALMLTNPNTLGLFEEHIVEIAEIVHNAGGKVYYDGANLNAVLSKARPGDMGFDVVHLNLHKTFTGPHGGGGPGSGPVGVKADLIPFLPKPLVSKRNEEYVLDYDRPQSIGRVKPFYGNFGINVRAYTYIRSMGPDGLKAVTENAVLNANYMMRRLAEYYDLPFDKHCKHEFVLSGRRQKKLGVRTLDIAKRLLDFGFHPPTIYFPLNVEECIMIEPTETESKETLDSFIETMIQIAKEAEENPEIVQEAPHTTVVSRLDETTAARKPILRYQKD, translated from the coding sequence ATGCTTAATCAAGACCAGAAGCTCATTTTTGAACTTAGCACACCTGGCCGAATCGGATACAGTCTTCCGGAAATAGATATTCCGGAACTGGATATAAGCGGCCTTCTTCCAGAAGGTTATATACGGGAAGAGGAGCCTATGCTTCCGGAAGTTTCTGAGCTCGATATTATGCGTCATTATACAGCTCTTTCGAAAAGAAACCATGGATTGGATTCCGGATTCTATCCACTCGGTTCATGCACAATGAAATACAATCCGAAAATTAACGAAAATGTTGCCCGCTTTAATGGCTTTGCTCATGTGCATCCACTCCAGGATGAGAGCTCTGTACAGGGGGCACTGGAGCTAATGTATGATCTTCAGCAGCATTTAAAGGAAATCACCGGTATGGATGAAGTGACACTTCAATCTGCTGCAGGTGCCCATGGGGAGTGGACAGGATTAATGCTGATCCGCGCTTATCATGAAGCAAATGGCGACACTAAACGCACAAAAGTCATTATCCCGGATTCTGCCCACGGTACAAACCCTGCTTCAGCCACGGTAGCAGGCCTTGAAACAGTTACGGTAAAATCAAATGAGAATGGTTTGGTCGATCTTGACGATTTAAGAAGAGTAGCAGGAGCTGATACAGCAGCACTAATGCTGACAAATCCTAACACACTTGGTTTATTCGAGGAACATATTGTCGAGATTGCCGAAATCGTCCATAATGCCGGAGGAAAAGTGTATTATGACGGTGCCAATTTAAATGCGGTTTTGTCCAAGGCACGGCCGGGGGACATGGGCTTCGATGTCGTTCACTTAAACTTGCACAAGACGTTTACTGGCCCCCATGGCGGAGGCGGTCCAGGTTCAGGACCTGTTGGTGTAAAAGCAGATCTGATTCCATTCCTGCCAAAACCATTGGTTTCTAAACGCAATGAAGAGTATGTGCTTGATTATGATCGCCCGCAATCGATTGGACGGGTCAAGCCATTCTACGGAAATTTTGGGATTAATGTTCGCGCCTATACTTATATTCGCTCCATGGGACCGGATGGCTTAAAGGCCGTAACTGAAAATGCCGTGTTAAATGCCAACTATATGATGAGAAGGCTTGCGGAATATTATGATCTTCCATTTGACAAGCATTGTAAGCATGAATTTGTTTTAAGCGGCAGACGCCAGAAAAAATTAGGCGTTAGGACATTGGATATTGCCAAGAGACTGCTTGATTTCGGTTTCCATCCGCCAACTATTTACTTCCCGCTTAATGTAGAAGAATGTATCATGATCGAACCAACAGAAACAGAATCAAAAGAAACACTTGATTCGTTCATTGAAACGATGATTCAAATTGCTAAGGAAGCGGAAGAAAATCCTGAAATCGTACAGGAGGCTCCTCATACAACCGTTGTAAGCCGTTTGGATGAGACAACAGCGGCAAGAAAACCGATTTTAAGATATCAAAAAGATTAA
- the gcvPA gene encoding aminomethyl-transferring glycine dehydrogenase subunit GcvPA, translating to MKHRYLPMTEQDKKVMLETIGVSSVYELFSDIPEKVRFKGELKLKAAKSETALMKELYKLSRRNADLKENVSFLGAGVYDHYMPIIVDHVISRSEFYTAYTPYQPEISQGELQAIFEFQTMICELTGMDVANSSMYDGGTSLAEAAMLSAGHTKRKTIIVSNAVHPEYREVLKTYAKGQYLQVVEAPVINGITDIEALKKLAGDDTAAVIVQYPNFFGRIEPLKELEEIIHGSKAMFVVSSNPMALGVLTPPEKFAADIVVGDAQPFGIPTAFGGPHCGYFAVNNKLMRKVPGRLVGQTTDDKGRRGFVLTLQAREQHIRRDKATSNICSNQALNALAASVAMTAIGKKGVKEMAAANLQKAHYAKMAFKEAGFTIVFDGYSFNEFVVQFNKPVKELNQNLMQKGIIGGYDLGRDYPELANHMLIAVTEQRTKEEIDILVKELGDLHA from the coding sequence ATGAAACACCGCTATTTACCAATGACTGAACAGGATAAGAAGGTGATGCTTGAGACGATAGGTGTTTCAAGCGTCTATGAGCTATTCAGCGATATCCCAGAGAAAGTGAGATTTAAAGGAGAATTAAAGCTTAAAGCTGCCAAGTCTGAAACGGCATTGATGAAAGAGTTATATAAGCTCTCAAGAAGAAACGCTGACTTGAAAGAGAATGTTTCCTTCCTCGGTGCAGGTGTATACGACCACTATATGCCAATAATTGTTGATCATGTCATCTCAAGGTCGGAATTCTATACTGCATATACACCATATCAGCCGGAAATATCTCAAGGTGAGCTTCAGGCAATTTTTGAATTTCAAACCATGATTTGTGAATTAACAGGAATGGATGTGGCTAACTCCTCCATGTATGATGGCGGTACCTCTTTAGCTGAGGCAGCAATGTTAAGCGCGGGCCATACAAAACGAAAAACCATTATTGTTTCAAATGCGGTACATCCGGAATATCGAGAAGTTTTAAAAACCTATGCTAAAGGCCAATATTTACAGGTAGTGGAAGCACCAGTGATTAACGGTATAACTGATATTGAAGCATTGAAGAAATTGGCAGGTGATGATACTGCAGCTGTCATCGTTCAATATCCAAACTTTTTCGGTCGTATTGAACCGTTAAAAGAGCTGGAAGAAATTATCCATGGCAGCAAAGCGATGTTTGTTGTTTCCAGCAATCCAATGGCGCTTGGTGTTTTAACCCCTCCTGAAAAATTTGCCGCTGATATTGTTGTTGGTGATGCTCAGCCTTTTGGAATCCCAACTGCTTTTGGCGGGCCTCATTGCGGGTACTTTGCAGTAAACAATAAGCTAATGCGCAAGGTTCCTGGACGTTTGGTTGGCCAAACAACAGATGACAAGGGGAGACGCGGATTTGTTTTGACACTTCAGGCTCGTGAGCAGCATATTCGAAGGGACAAAGCGACATCCAATATTTGTTCAAATCAGGCGTTAAATGCTCTTGCTGCTTCTGTTGCTATGACTGCTATTGGCAAAAAGGGTGTCAAAGAAATGGCAGCTGCCAATTTGCAAAAAGCCCACTATGCAAAAATGGCATTTAAAGAGGCTGGATTTACAATCGTTTTTGACGGTTATTCCTTTAATGAATTTGTTGTTCAATTTAATAAACCAGTTAAAGAGCTGAATCAGAACCTGATGCAAAAAGGAATTATTGGCGGTTATGATTTGGGCCGTGATTATCCTGAGTTGGCAAATCATATGCTGATTGCTGTTACCGAGCAGAGAACGAAGGAAGAAATTGATATATTAGTGAAAGAATTGGGGGATTTGCATGCTTAA
- the gcvT gene encoding glycine cleavage system aminomethyltransferase GcvT, which translates to MTNLKRTPLFDLYKEYGGKTIDFGGWELPVQFSSIKEEHEAVRTRAGLFDVSHMGEIEVQGADSLKYLQKMLTNDISKIKDGGAQYTAMCYENGGTVDDLLVYKIAEHHYLLVINASNIEKDYNWLEVHVEGDVHLVNLSEQTAQLALQGPLAEKVLQKLTVSDLSVIGFFKFQQEISINDKKALVSRTGYTGEDGFEIYCDSADASALWKAILDAGKEEGVLPCGLGARDTLRFEANLALYGQELSPEISPLEAGIGFAVKLNKESDFLGKSALAAQWESGLPRKIVGIEMVDRGIPRHGYRVYKGEKLIGEVTTGTQSPTLKKNIGLALIATEFAKLETEVEVEIRGKRLKAVVIPTPFYKRGK; encoded by the coding sequence ATGACAAATCTGAAACGAACTCCGCTATTTGACCTATATAAAGAATATGGCGGGAAAACCATTGATTTTGGCGGCTGGGAATTGCCTGTCCAATTTTCGAGCATTAAGGAAGAGCATGAGGCAGTTCGTACTAGAGCTGGTTTATTTGATGTTTCTCATATGGGGGAAATCGAAGTACAAGGTGCTGACAGTTTGAAGTATTTGCAAAAAATGTTAACTAACGACATTTCAAAAATTAAAGACGGCGGTGCCCAGTATACGGCCATGTGTTATGAAAACGGCGGTACTGTTGATGATTTACTTGTCTATAAAATTGCAGAACATCATTATTTGCTCGTCATTAACGCGTCCAATATTGAAAAGGATTACAACTGGCTCGAAGTTCATGTAGAAGGCGATGTCCATTTAGTTAATTTATCAGAACAAACTGCACAGTTAGCACTGCAAGGTCCTTTAGCTGAAAAGGTATTGCAAAAGCTTACTGTTAGTGATTTAAGTGTTATTGGCTTTTTTAAATTTCAGCAAGAAATCAGCATAAATGACAAAAAAGCATTAGTTTCAAGAACAGGCTATACCGGAGAAGACGGATTTGAAATTTATTGTGATTCAGCCGATGCTTCAGCACTTTGGAAAGCGATCCTGGATGCGGGAAAAGAGGAAGGAGTGCTGCCGTGTGGATTGGGTGCACGGGATACCCTTCGATTTGAAGCCAACCTGGCTCTTTACGGTCAGGAATTATCTCCGGAAATATCTCCGCTCGAAGCGGGAATAGGATTTGCTGTTAAGTTAAATAAAGAATCAGATTTTCTAGGAAAATCAGCGTTGGCTGCCCAATGGGAATCTGGATTGCCAAGAAAGATTGTCGGAATTGAAATGGTCGACCGCGGAATTCCACGTCACGGATACCGAGTATATAAAGGTGAAAAGCTGATCGGCGAGGTCACAACAGGAACACAATCCCCGACCTTAAAGAAAAACATTGGGCTTGCCCTGATTGCTACTGAATTTGCCAAACTTGAAACAGAAGTGGAAGTAGAAATTCGTGGTAAACGTTTAAAAGCTGTAGTCATTCCAACACCTTTTTATAAAAGAGGAAAATAA